The sequence below is a genomic window from Lolium perenne isolate Kyuss_39 chromosome 4, Kyuss_2.0, whole genome shotgun sequence.
AGTTAGATAGTAAACGAGTAATACCTTTACGATCAACACACACTATGCAAAGCCATTGGATAGAGTTGCCTTCTGTATTGTGCCAGGAAGAAATTTTACCACATTTCCAATGATCCAAACTAGCGAAAACCTCCGTACAGGCAGAGATGCCAGGGTGCATGAACCCAGTGGAGCTATCACCCCGAATTGTTGAGccattaatttttatgcccagttCCTTAACAGTTTTGTTGTGCTTCCCATTAACCTTTGGAGTGTGAACATTGTTAACAGGTAAAAAACCATCACTATTTCTATTTGCAAAGGATAACTTGTTGGGACTTAATATCTTCTGCCAATTGAATCTATAGTCCTCATTTTGTGTGGCTGGAATTAACGGCTCACTGTCACTTTCATCTTCAAGATCAGCGACAAAGTTATTAACTGCCTCCGCAGTTATTTCAGCAGCAGAAAGAGCGGCTTGCTCCCTTAAGAACTGGATAAGCAAACGATTAGTTACTGCAGCCATCAAATCATGTAAGAAATCAATATTGATGAGACATACTTTCATAATTTTGTGTCTAGCACTGCGAGTTTTTGCATGCTGTAGCCACTGCTGATGACGCTGGAATGCATATTTACTGGATAATTTCTGGAATAGAGAAAAAAAGCATATAAGTCTAGTTTGCCCAGATATAAGATATACTATATGTACGTCGATACAACTGCTGCAGTATAGCTTTCCTGTAGCAGGTAAACAATTTGGTAGCTGAATTACAAGTGAAAGAAGAATACGAGACAAACTTCTTAATTAGGGCTTGTTCGGTTTCAGCTAATTTGAGGGGGATTGGGGTGTATTGAGGTGGTTTAAATCCCCAACAAGTCAAAATACCCCTCAATACCACCCCAATCCACCCCAATCCACCTGCCTAGGGGATAAACCAAACAAGGCCTTATATGGTCATACACTGGAATAAAATTTCAGAACCACAATTGTATGAAATTAATATTCAGCACAGCCTTCCAGTTAGCACAAAGTTTTCTTAGTAAGCCTATTTCTACCAAATATGAAATCAAAAGTTGCTAAATATGCCAAAATAGTACTAGGAAAATAAAGCATGGAATCTGTGAGAAATACTGACATCGTAAGTTATTATCTCCACTACTTCAGCGTTCGCAAGTGCATGGATTGGCGAAACTAGATTACCATTCACCTgaaaagaagaacatgagcacccTTATATATGATTATTTGTTTAGTTGTACTATTAATTTCTCCATAACTAACCTTTGCTGCTACCATTTTGTTTCCAATTTCCGTATGGATCAGATATGCATAATCGATCACAGTGGCCCCCTTAGGCAGATTTTTAATCTGAGAATGAAAACATAGTTAGCCAAGTGACCGACCCAAGCAAAATACATTTTCTCTTCCAAGTTCAGTAATTACCTCGCCTTTAGGTGTAAAAACAAAGACACGGCTTCCCAAAAGATCTCTGGTGATAGTATCCACAAATTCCCTAGAGCTCATGTTACCAACAAACTCTTCTTGCCATTCACGGATTGCATTGAGCCAACCAATCTATAAAAGATGACAAGTCACTTAAGGACTTTTTAAATAAAGTGAGATAATAAGAAAGTGTGAAGCGCAAGCTTCAACAAATCAGTGCCACTATACTAAGTAAGAAAATATATACCCTCAGAGCAAAGCCTGTATTGTTAAGACAGATCACTTTCCCATCTAAATTTCTTCCACTAGATATTCCTGGACGCACAGGCCCGGAAACTACCCCTCTTCCACTGTAGTGTGCAGCAATGCCTCTTTCCGCTATCAGATCCATATCTTCTGTTCTTATCTGAAATACGGTTGGAAAGTTATTCATATCTTAAAATAAATCTTATGGTTGAATTCTCTAGTTTAAATTTCGCAGAAAATAGGCAACATTACCTGAACTTCCAAATGAAACATACTCTCATTTAAAAACGGTATTACTGTAGTATGTAGACTTTGATAGCCATTAGGCTTTGGAGTTGCAATGTAGTCTTTAACCTGTCGACATAGCTGAGTTTTAGAAAAATGATAAATGCATCATAGGTCAAAACAACATTGAATAACATAAAGCAGATAACTCACGGCTTGAGGTATAGGTGTCCATATGCCATGAACAAGACCAAGAGCATGGTAGCATATCTGAATTGAATCAAAGATACTTGGCACGTCAGTGATAAATTAACTGCATAAACAAGTTAATACATGGTATGTAATATTACCTGTTGTGAGGTGCAGAGTGGCCCAACGCCATTGCAGGATTTCGGTTTTATGATGATTCGCAGCTGAGCAATAATATAAAGACATGTTTTTAAGACATCCATAAGAATGATAAAACTGAGCATCAATAATCACATGTAAAGATATTGAGAACATCGTACCTGAGCAACCTGGTTTACCTCATTTATTGAACTCTTGGACTTGAGAGCGGTTTTGTAAATGCTGCAAGATTATCCAAATAATAAACAACCCATAAGAGAAACAAACTTACTGCTATTTTCAAACTTACAGCCATAATAAATACCTTCTAATAAAGCCACACATTGTTctactttttttttgcaaaaatgcAAATGAGAAAACAATGAATAAATAATTATGCAGCATTCTGCAAGGACTGTAACTGTGACACATTGTGAACTGATGCTTTGTCAGTAATCCAACACAGTTGCAAAAACAGTTTATTTTTTCTTCTTTATAACATCTAAACCAAGAAATTGCGCAGCCACTAGTATGCCTCATTTGAACTGAACTGATCAGTATTATTAAGAAAATAAGCTGAGCACATCAGCATCTTACCAAAAATACATCACTAAGCAGACATAGCATTAAAGTGGAGACTCTGCAGTCTAAATATCCTCATGTAAGAAAACCGATTTACCTTAACCAAGGAGGCAAGGACAAGTCTAAAGAGATTACTTATTTTAACTTAATGGAATAGCATGTCTGCTCTACCTGTAAACTTCTTTGCAGACAGAGCGCACTTCTGTTTCGACACTCACAAGGTCGAGAAATTGATCCTCAGCAATTTTTTCCTTTAAGATTCTATTTGCCTGGAATTGAAGATCTCAAAATAATAAAGAAACAGCATCACCTCTACATGCAAAAACATGTTAGTGCTATATCAAAACAGTACCTCTTCCAATTCTTGTTCATGGGCTTTGAAGATGTCTTCAACTCTTTTCCTTAGTTCAGCAAAATCACCAGGATTCATGTACATGAAGGACAGATATTCTAACTCAGACTGCAATGGTAAGTGCTAGTCATCAAATGGACGAACCAACGAACTAATAGTCCACAAAAGTTAAGAATCAGCAGGCTACTGTAGCATAGACATTATATCATTACATGGAGTATGCCACATCAAAAGAATTAGCATAAGGGAACACTTTTTAAAACTATACAATATACTCCTATATAAACATCTGATTTATTAGAAAGATGAAGGGAAACACATTTGTTTGGTCCCTTAGCTTTGGCGGTAAGTCATTTGAAGTCCCCAAAAACCACTGTCAGAGGAAAAAACGGTCGGGTTTAAAAAAGAATCAAGGAGCTGGATGCCCAGTTTTGCAATTGAACTTGAAGGTCAAGAGAGAGAGCTCCCCAAGACATGTGTATAAGCAAGTTTGCGGTGAAATAAGTGAAATCTGGCATTCAACAGAGGTAAAAGCAAAATGTCGTGGATCGAATTTTCCTTCAAGTAATTCCAGAATGACTTTTGAAAGTGTAACACAAGAGAGTCAAAGGCATATTAAATAGGAGGTCACAGCCCTTGATGTTCTTGAAAGTAAGAAATTGAGGTTGAAATCATGTTTGGTAGAACAAGGTTGTACATACAGATACAGTTGCTAAGACTAGCTTGATAATTTTCATAACCACAATAATCAAACTATACCACTTGTCCAACTTCCAGTTTTATAGACAAACATGAAGGCTGCTATCTCTTAAATAGCAGGCCTACTGCAAGAGACATTGGTAACAAGCAAAGTAGAATGCACTGCTCAGAAACAACACATCTGTAAGAGAACATTCCTAGTGATATGAGGCCTTAAGTTATACAATTGTATACATGGCACATGGGCCATTTGATCTTGCATGTAGCAACAGGATTATATCCTGGTGATGTTCAGTCCCTTATTGGCGGACATGCAGAAAACACCCTGCCTTTATCAAAGCATCTTCGGCAAGTATTTTCAACACCATTGGTCCTGATTTCTTCCTTCTGTTTGCTCCAAATATCTCTGTAGCTTAAGGTATTATATGTGCCCCTTTTCCCAATACAAAACTATTTACTAGCGCATCTATAAATTTCCAGTTAGGCACTTATGTTAGTTATTCCAGAACTCGAATGGGACGTGGATGGGGATTCTGGATGAATGGGGAGGCAGAGTTGAGGTGAGATTGCAAGGATGAGATACTTTAAAGGGACAAAAACCGAATGTTCCAGGTGAGGTGATGCAAATCAGTGAGTTGATTATGGCCTACCCTTTTAGATCCATCGCCCCATAACTGATGGGTTCATGGTATCAGATCATAGGCTATAACACTAGATATCCTTCCGCCATAAAAGAAGCATTATCATAATGAAATTATCTTATAGAATGCACAAATAATGGCTATCGTGTAAGAGTACGCATCACGTACCTTTATTTGATACATCCCAAGCAGTTTTGCTAGGGGTGCAAAGACCTGCAGCGTCTCCATGGCTATCGCATACTGGAAAGAGCAGTCCTTACAATAAGGTGAAACTGAGTTATAGCTAGATCTTATACCAATGGAAATAAGAACTTACCTGCTTGTGCGGAGGCATATGTGTAAGAGTACGCATGTTATGCAACCTGTCTGCCAGTTTCACAATGATAACACGAACCTGCAGAAGATTGTTCATTCATTTGTTaggaaactactccctccgtcccaaaatgtaaggcgtctaagaaTTACTCAAAAGTCAACGTTTTCAAAGTTTGAtcaagtttatacacaaaaatatgaaCAATTACAATACTGAATCGatatcaatagattcaccataaagtatattttcttaacgTGTCCGTTCAATATTGTTTGGGAAAAAGGGTTTGATgttgttgatgttgttgttgtccATTCAATATTGTAGATGTAGATACTTTTTtcctaaatatttggtcaaagttaatAAGATTTGACTATTAACTAATTCTTGGGCGCCTTACATCTTGGGACAGAGGGGGTACTAAATACTTTAAAACTGCTGGCAATTAAACAGTATATCTCGGGAAAATACCTCTTCTGTCATTGCAAGAAACATCTGTCTTAAGTCTTCAGCTTTGACATCTTGTTTTGAACTACCCTCATTTTTGCATTGAAGTTTACCTAGCTTAGACACCTGTATTTTTCATAAACAGGTTTATGATTCCCTTGAAGTCAATATACCTAAATCGTGTAAGTTTTACAGTTATAGCACACAAttagaaaacatgaaaatgtgAGATAAAAGTATACCTTTGTTTCCCCTTCAACAATACGGCGTACTGTTGCCCCAAACTCATTTTGTATTGTTTCGAAAGTAACCATGTCAGTATCTTCAACAGTGTCATGCAATAAACCAGCAGCAATTGATTCCCAGTCAAGTTCCTAGTTATATCCATGGAGCACAGTAAAACCTAACTTCATTATGTTCATACAAGGGATACTTGAGAAAATAAGTCATTACAGTTTCAATGATATACTACTACTCACGTGCTCTCCAAGAATGCGAGCAACTTCAACGGGATGAATGATGAAGGGTTCGCCACTCCGGCGTTTCTGCCCATTATGTGCTTCATATGCTAACTGCATAAGACCATAAGCTATAATGATGCAGCCTCCTGATGCCCTCCCAGAGGAGTCAGTACTAGAAGAGTATTTGGAAGCCACGTGGAAGAACACTATCAAATATAGATTACCTTAAGAGCGTCATGTACAAAGTTCAGTTCTTCTGGTTGAAGGTATGAGATAGCTGGTCTGAGACTCTGTCATGTAATAGTATTAATAATTATAACATGCAATAGACAAATTCAATCTTGCTTTGAACAAAAACCAAGAAATCTGAAGAAGTCCTTGCTTCCTTTTGTTAAATATTATGAAGTGTAACAAGGAAGAACATGTGGTGTTACACCCAGGCATGAAACGACTGTTGACTTCCTTGAGTTAATTGGTATGTAGAGATTGCAAATATTCTAACTGTTAACATCTGATCATGAAATGGTCATAAAGCAGTGAGCAAACTAAAATGATGATAGAGCAAAACAATTAATAGTTCATCTTCAGCTGGTTTATAATAAGAGGCATGTGAGCACTACTTTGTACTAGCTACTGCTGAAGTACATGTCGACTAGTCTATGAGTCGGTACCCCCAACGACTCGGCTCGACTCCTCGACTCGTAATCCTTGGTGAGCACGAGTAGTATAAGCTAAATATGCACCAAAATTGAGCAAAGAGTATTGAGCTTTGTGGTTGAATGACACACCTCCCACAACGTTTCTGGAGAAACAAGGCTGAACTGATCAGATGACGAATGGCAGGAAACCCTCCACGCAGAATTCACACGGGTTGACCAAGATCTGAACTTTTCTCCAGAGGAAACAAAACTAGCCGATGAACCATGACCCAGCTTTCCATTGTTGATGTCTTCTCCCCAGGTGGTGTGCACTAACTGAAATCATTACAACATTTCAGATGTAACCAATGTACACAGTGACCAACTTTCGGTGTGAGATGCTAGAAACTCGCAAAATTAACTATTTCGTGATTAGTAGCACCACTGTTACAGAGACGTATCTAGTGGGGGGTGTCATGGCCCATGGAACCCCCTCCAAAAATGCAAAATAGTCTACACCAAAATAGTATAATACACTAGGTATTTACATAATTTAACACTATTTGTTGGAATTGTGATAGTAATTACACTAAAATATACTATCGGTATGTAATCTTcacaaatattgagtaaatgtactCCCTCTAGTTCAAAATAATTGCCCAAAAATAGATGTAGGAGTATCTACAATTCTAGAcatgttttagtgtgtagatacatccatttttagGCAATTATTTTGAACCTGAGGGAGTATTGAAGTTGTGATGTTCATATAACTTGTGGCACTCCCAATACTATAAACCTAGATCCGTCACTGCACTGATCGTTCATCCAGTGTCAGGATAATGCACCTGTAGTTTGCGGTAGCTAAGAACATGCTCTTCTGGATAGACATGCGTCTTAGCTTCTCGATATATGTACTTTTCCACTGGCTCAGGTGAATTTCATGCTTTCATTATGGTGTAAATGAAACAAGATATTAGCCCCATTGCTCTAAGGAATACCAACCCCCTCCCTCCGTTACCAGATTTACCACATTTAAGAAAACATGTGCAATCAAACTTAATCACCTAAAACACAAAAGTACTCAGTTTGACCACATAAAAGTAACCAgtatatttcaaaaaaaaaatcataatgGCATCTTAAAATACTACTAATATGTCGTCTTAAAAACATTAGTGATATGTTATCTTAAGAGAGGTGATCTGGATAGGGTGATTAATGATTACAGAACACatatgtccataggcaattcattTTTGAATATATTCAACAGAAATTTGTACTAGATGTATTTGTTGGCGGAACATATACGGATATACGTAATAACGGGAACACGTAAGGAGATATCATGTCATACAAATGTAGGTTTTCCTTACAACGAGGTACTTCACGATGGCCCCTGACCTAAGTGCCAGAGGCATCAACTTTATACCAACACATATCTGACGGTTTTGATATTTCGCACCTAGAGGCTAGAGCAGTTTCACTAACTCCACCAAAATGGGGCAACACACTAGTAATAAGCACCCCATCCCCACTAAGTTGTTAGACCTAGAGTAAGTACTAGCACAAATACTCCAAAATCGTATCAACATCACAGGTACAGGGCAGAATCTCTAAACGGGCAGGAAGCAACTCACCGTGTTGTTGCTGATGCTGCTACTCTGTCGCGGCCGCCCTCGCCGCCTACCTGCGCCCAGTCCTTCGGCGTGGCTACAGGAGGAGCACTGCGCGGTGCTTGCGAGCGCGCCGGTGAGCGCGCGCGGCGCGTTCCAGGCGCAGGAGAGCACGCTGCATTCGTAGGGCCTCCCGCCCCCGCCGCCCCGCTTCCAGGAGGGGGACCTGCAGGAGCTCACGCAGTCCAGCGACGACGCTGCGCACACGCAGCACACGAGGAACAGAACAGAACCCAAAATAAAACGTCAGGCTCCGGAGGCCCCAAACCTAGCGGGTTCCGGGAGGAGGTGTCGGGGTCGGGGGGCGTACCGGCGGTCACAGCGGCCGTCGGGGGCTGCATGGCGCTGCCGCGGCGGCGGCCAATCTCAtcggcggcgcggcggccggcggcaggGGGGTCGGCCCGGGCTCAAGCAGGAgacggggaggaggaagaagggatAACAGGAGACGGAGGCCACACAAGAGAAAGGGCCGTGGTGAAGTAAAATAGGGCTCTGCCTGCCTGTCCGGGCCAGGGCCAGGGCAGGGCACTTCACCCTCTCAGATTCTACTCTACTTTTTTGTTCCTCGATTTCTTTTGTTTTGAGGATTTAGATTGCGAAAATGCTGGAGGTTTTTTAggttgattttttctggtttgaaggaAGGAAATGGTGTGGATCACTGGATCCTAGTGCTCCCCTCTCCACTAGCTAGTTGCCCTCATCTTTTTCAGTTTCTCTTTGCGCAAGAAGGTGCTTGCTTGTGAGGAGGAATATTCATCGGTATTTCGTGCGTGTAATAATCGTGAGCATTGATGGGCAGAGTAGAAAGGGAGCGCCTAGTGCACGCCTAGCTCGTGAGCGACATGGTATTTATTTGGACTGAAGTGTGTTAAACAATGTTTACTTGCAGAAAATATATACGTACTCAGGcttatgatttttttttactaAATTTATAACTTTTATTAACATTGGAACGGAGATAGTAATGTGGTACTTTTGGAATAGTACTAAACATAGGATGCAAGCATTGATTTTGGTTTTATATGTACATGCAATTATATGTAAAtttgtttgatttttttgatACCTACTTTTATTTTCAAAACAAGATACTCGATAGTCTAacacccaccccccccccccttcttCGTTAGTGCATTGGGTAGTGGCCAGGTGGTGGGAGCGCAGTGGTGCCTCCCTGCCCGTGTCGGTTCTACTGTGGGGGATATTTAACTATTCTTGTTAGGTTTTGTGGGTTGAGTGGCTCTTTGGAACGTAGGAGTGAAAAACACGAGAATAGAAAAACACAAAGGAATCGCACGGGTTTGCCCGTGAAAAACATAGAATTGTAAAACATGGAAAAAACTGACTATCCATGTTAGATTTTGTGGGTTGAGGAAAACTTTGGAACGTAGgagtgagaaacacaagaataaaaGAACAAAGAAATCGCAAAGGTTTACccatgaaaaacataggattgtaaAACACTAGAAAAAGTATAAGAACGGTCGCTTGGATTGTATGATGCATGTGTTTCCTATGGATTGCCTTTGAACCCAAAAGCAAATGGCGTCACCTAAATTTCTATGGATCAGATTCACGGTGCATCGGTTCCATAGAAATTTGAACATATGGTCCATGCCCGGAAGATGCGTTTTGGCACCCGGAAGCATGTGCTCCCAAATTTTGAAATTAATTTTAGAAGTGGTTAAATTTTCAGAAAAACAATGAAAAAATTTGCATCACAAAATCGTTTCAAGGACAACCGATATGTTTCCactcattttttttaaaaaaaatttggTGCTGGAAACAAGCATCTCGCGAGACTTTTTTTAAATCTTTTTACATAAGGCATAGTAAAATGTCGTTTTCCCACGAAACTTGTGGTGCACACACAGAATTTCGAGATATACATGCCAAATTTTTATTTCGGATATTTTGACATTTTTACATGTTTTTGTCCGGTGAAAATTCCCATGCTTAAACCTCTTTCGTAGACTCAGTTATACACGAGGTTAAGCAAAGAAGAAACGTATGGCTCTCTCATGGTTCGTATTAAAAGGGGTATAATCAAGATGCCTGTGCTCTCTGGTTCTCCGTGTTGCGCCAACTCGACCGGAGCGTGACAAGCATCATCGTAGTTGGCCGGTTTTCGTCCGAGGAAAGTGGCCGGCCAAGAGCCTAGCGTGATCGCCCAGATGTCTGCCCTGAACAAGAGCTCGGCTTCGCTCACTGCTGCGCTAAGCTCACACTCCGGCCGGCGTCGGCGTGGTGACCGAACTCCACGTCTCCATCTCGTTGCCGTTCCTACCGGCTAAACGACCATAGTTTAGGCCCGCCCCAGCACCGACAAAGGCTATCGGATTCGGAATCTAGGAGAGGGAGCAGTATGATCTGGTCCGCACCGAACCGTATCATGCATGCTGGTCAAAAGCCCTCGGCTCGTGGTAATGTGGTCACGGCACGACACGAGGCAGCTAGCTAATCCTGGAATGTGAATGATTCCTGGATGTCACGTCGCGTCGGCTGAGCCAGATGTGCTGGTCTCATGGGTTCGCAATGTCAAGAACGCGCACGGCATGTGGTTTACCGGTTCACCATGGCAACAACTCTTGCGAGTCAAACTGTTAATGCTTTGGATAAGAGAACCGGGTTGGTAGTACTCTATCTCCGGCCAACAGCGTCAATCCAAAAACGGTTCTAATCTGTCCTCTGCTTCTTCACCGTCAGAGTTCTCATCTTGGCTTTGTGTACAAAATACATTAGAAACGAACAACGCATGTCGTCAAGTGTTTTATGGTCTTCAGGAACGAAAACCTTGTGACAGAAATCGAGATAAGAATTCAGAACCACCAAGATCAACGCTATCAACTGCCAAGCTGGAGACCCAACATAGCTTTCGTGGACATATGCGCACGGGGCCAGGTCTTCACCCCCatgcattagagcatctccagccgtctccccgaggCCCACAGAACATCTTTTTTGTCATTGGGATGGATGAAAAAGGCTCAATCGCGCCCCCGGCTACTCGATTTCTCCCGGATTAGGCCTTTTATCCTTCCGGATTAGAGCCCAAACCATCCCGgctccccggggagcgctcgggactCCGGATAAGAGAAAAGCGGGGACGGGCCCGCTCTGTCGGCGAGAGAACAGACGAACCCCATCACTTTGTCGACGCAaatccctcctcccctccctttgctctctcgccgccggcaccacccctcgcCAATCCGCCGGCGGGTTGCCCCAACTCCGCCGTTACCCACCCAGCAGCCTATATTCCGCCGCCTGTCGTACCCTCTGCCTATTTTCCGCCGCCGGGCAGCTCCCTCGCATCGCTCCTCGTCGACACGCCCGGCAGGTGTTCGTCCAACTGCCTGGCccaacaacgacatcaacgtTTTGCAGTGCTCGCTGGTCatctccaagcttgttgagggtcatgctcccccggttaaCTTTGTGATCAATGGCCGGCAGTACAACAAGGAATActatcttgcagacggtatctatccaaagtgggcaacatttgtgaagactatctcaaaCCCCGGTCTTCCGAAGGAGCAGCAGTTTGCCAaggaacaagaagcttgccgaaaggatgtcgagcgtgcatttggtgtccagaGATTTGCTG
It includes:
- the LOC127331577 gene encoding putative GTP diphosphokinase RSH1, chloroplastic isoform X1, producing the protein MQPPTAAVTAASSLDCVSSCRSPSWKRGGGGGRPYECSVLSCAWNAPRALTGALASTAQCSSCSHAEGLGAGRRRGRPRQSSSISNNTLVHTTWGEDINNGKLGHGSSASFVSSGEKFRSWSTRVNSAWRVSCHSSSDQFSLVSPETLWESLRPAISYLQPEELNFVHDALKLAYEAHNGQKRRSGEPFIIHPVEVARILGEHELDWESIAAGLLHDTVEDTDMVTFETIQNEFGATVRRIVEGETKVSKLGKLQCKNEGSSKQDVKAEDLRQMFLAMTEEVRVIIVKLADRLHNMRTLTHMPPHKQYAIAMETLQVFAPLAKLLGMYQIKSELEYLSFMYMNPGDFAELRKRVEDIFKAHEQELEEANRILKEKIAEDQFLDLVSVETEVRSVCKEVYSIYKTALKSKSSINEVNQVAQLRIIIKPKSCNGVGPLCTSQQICYHALGLVHGIWTPIPQAVKDYIATPKPNGYQSLHTTVIPFLNESMFHLEVQIRTEDMDLIAERGIAAHYSGRGVVSGPVRPGISSGRNLDGKVICLNNTGFALRIGWLNAIREWQEEFVGNMSSREFVDTITRDLLGSRVFVFTPKGEIKNLPKGATVIDYAYLIHTEIGNKMVAAKVNGNLVSPIHALANAEVVEIITYDKLSSKYAFQRHQQWLQHAKTRSARHKIMKFLREQAALSAAEITAEAVNNFVADLEDESDSEPLIPATQNEDYRFNWQKILSPNKLSFANRNSDGFLPVNNVHTPKVNGKHNKTVKELGIKINGSTIRGDSSTGFMHPGISACTEVFASLDHWKCGKISSWHNTEGNSIQWLCIVCVDRKGMMAEVTSALTACGITICSCVAERDKRRGMGVLLFHVEGTDENVVSACSSVEMILGVLGWSAGCSYNPLGVLEC
- the LOC127331577 gene encoding putative GTP diphosphokinase RSH1, chloroplastic isoform X2 yields the protein MQPPTAAVTAASSLDCVSSCRSPSWKRGGGGGRPYECSVLSCAWNAPRALTGALASTAQCSSCSHAEGLGAGRRRGRPRQSSSISNNTLVHTTWGEDINNGKLGHGSSASFVSSGEKFRSWSTRVNSAWRVSCHSSSDQFSLVSPETLWESLRPAISYLQPEELNFVHDALKLAYEAHNGQKRRSGEPFIIHPVEVARILGEHELDWESIAAGLLHDTVEDTDMVTFETIQNEFGATVRRIVEGETKVSKLGKLQCKNEGSSKQDVKAEDLRQMFLAMTEEVRVIIVKLADRLHNMRTLTHMPPHKQYAIAMETLQVFAPLAKLLGMYQIKSELEYLSFMYMNPGDFAELRKRVEDIFKAHEQELEEANRILKEKIAEDQFLDLVSVETEVRSVCKEVYSIYKTALKSKSSINEVNQVAQLRIIIKPKSCNGVGPLCTSQQICYHALGLVHGIWTPIPQAVKDYIATPKPNGYQSLHTTVIPFLNESMFHLEVQIRTEDMDLIAERGIAAHYSGRGVVSGPVRPGISSGRNLDGKVICLNNTGFALRIGWLNAIREWQEEFVGNMSSREFVDTITRDLLGSRVFVFTPKGEIKNLPKGATVIDYAYLIHTEIGNKMVAAKVNGNLVSPIHALANAEVVEIITYDKLSSKYAFQRHQQWLQHAKTRSARHKIMKFLREQAALSAAEITAEAVNNFVADLEDESDSEPLIPATQNEDYRFNWQKILSPNKLSFANRNSDGFLPVNNVHTPKVNGKHNKTVKELGIKINGSTIRGDSSTGFMHPGISACTEVFASLDHWKCGKISSWHNTEGNSIQWLCIVCVDRKVF